ATCTGCAAGGCTTTGCATATAATCAATGGGTGTATCGGCAGTCACAATACCGACAAATTTTCCCTCAACGACAATAGGGGAGACTACTGTTGTCATAAAAACGTCCTTGCCCTGGACAGGGTAGACATACGGTTCAGTCAGGGTGTTATTGTGTGTATTTTTTGGAACCAGGTAATAATCGCCTGCACCCGGGGTATCATAGTCCACCAGAGGTTCAAGAGCAATATTGCCTGTCTGACCCTTACTCCAGTATGGAATAAATCTCCCGGTTCCATCATGGCCGGTTTTATTGACAAAGTCGCGATCAGCTCCATCAAAAGCGTTTGGTTCCCATCCGGTTGACATGCCAATGACCTTGTCACTGGAGCTCAGAGACTGTCGTAGCATAGAATTGACAAGATCCCTGCTCACCGAGAGGTTCTGATTCTTGATACCGGTGAGTGCATTGGCCAGATTTGTAACCATTTGCAGGTTTTTATCAAGAGAATCTGACACCTTGAGTGCATATGACTCTGAAGAGTCCATGAGTTCATGTGTTGACTCTTGGAGGACAAGTTGATAGATACTAAATGAAGACAGACAGATAAGGACTCCGGCTACGAGTAAGAGAGAAATAGCACCCCAGATGAGAATTTGTCCCTGAATAGTATGTGAACGTTCTATAAGTGAATTCATGATTTCCCTTTTTTTAAGAAGATATCCAAACCAGTAATCAGTCGATTTTCTCTGAGCCTTAACTCCCATCCTCTAAAGAAACCGGGGATCACTGTTATCGATATAATTAATAAATTACTTTATTCTAAATACTATGACTAAGAATTTCTATGTAATATTTATAATAATTATCGATACGAATTTATTGTAGAATATTGAGAATATTGATTTACAATAGCACTGACTTTTTGAAGCGAGTCCCATGAATTTATAAACCAAAACTGATGATTCAGTTACATGACAAAATGATTCTGCATTGTTCTTTAAGAATAAAATTACTCAAATCAAAGATCTAATAGGATATCTCGGTCAAAATATAACAATAAAAAAATATACCAATAATCACAGTCTCATTGAGAGGTACTGCACAACTTGTTAGTCTCCATAATTCCCAATAATAGATATGCAGATCCCTGATATCCTATGTAAAAACCAAATGTTTCTGGCAGTAAATATTCTCATTTTCTCTATCCTTTTCTTGTGTCCTTCAACAACCGCTGTTACAAATTCAGGATGGCAACCGGTTAATGTGACATCATGGGCCCAGGTTGATATCCCCCCTGGATGGACTTACGGAGATATTACCACTGATCCATTTGATTCTGATAAAACAACTCTTGAGGCAAAATCCCCGGATGGATCAGCAACTCTCCAATATCTTTTTGATCACGATACTAACCAGGCATCTCCCGGAGATCTCAGCAGAACCCAGGATAAGTACATGAATCAGCAGGGTTTCTGTCTCTGCCAGGAAAGACCGTCATTTACCGAAACTAATGGAAACACAGCAATGAAACAGACATATATCAAAGGCACTGACGACGGAGCTGTTGTCTGTTCTGGAGCATACCCGGGTTGGGGAAGGTACCAGTATGCACTCCTCATGAATGGACGAAGTGCAGTCAGTACCTATTACGATGATCTCCCTGATGATGTTGCAGACCATATCAGACAGATCAAAGTTGAAACCAATTCTACAAAAGAATCATAATCAGGAATTATCCACCTGATTTATTTATTAAACGTTGATCGCTCAAACGAGCCAAAATCAATAGAAGTAAAAAACAATGGAGGATCAGTCCATTGTGGAAATATTTGCAGAGGGAGTGAATCAGTCAGGCCGGACAGGATTGAGGGGTTATACGGCACGGATGTAGGAGGACATTGTGGGGTATTACTCAGGAGGTTTCCTGTCAGGGTTAGACAGGCAGGGTGTTTGGGTTTGTCCGTAGCCCGCATGTTCTCCCTATGACATACATACGTTGTCTGAAACACCGTATAAAGGATTACGAGGAAACGAATATAACATAGTTTCATTGAAAATTACCATCACATCACTCACAAAAATATTTCCAATACTAAATGAGAGGCTGAATAAATTTTTTGACATGGACTACTCGTTGCATCTGGTTTCAGGCACTAAAATTTTGAAACATGTTCATCATATTTTGCAACTCAATAAATGAAAGAAGACCTGATTTATTGTTGCAACCGGTTGCAACGAACTTTTTCCAATGGCTGACAAGACCTCTTGCTATTCAAAAAAAAATGAGACAGAATTCAAACGCGGCACATCAAAAATAATATCTGACTACCTGTCTCGAATCTGATAACCAGAACCCCGACCTCCTACAGGTCAGGCGGGTAAACTGGTATTCACCGGTTTTATATGCCCGATAATTTGTGGAGGGATAGATTCATAATATTGTTTGACTGCTTCAGGACCTTCCATGACCAGAATATAATGTCCAACCCCCCATCCAGGATATGTTATCGTTCCAATCACGGCTGCATCATCACTACCCCGGACGTATGTTTGGCGATATGCGGTGTGATCCAGACTTTCTTCCCTTACAGGTTCTTTGGTTTGACAGATGCGAAATCCAAGTTGACTCATATACCTATTTTGAAATTGCTGGATTTCGTTGATACTCATAGGATCTGGACTATGCGTCAGAATATAGGTAAGCCGGGAATTCATATCAGGAGAGATAGCCTTGATGGTTACATCATCTGGTTTCACTGTCTCATTTGAATCCACAGAAACACTCCAACCTGCAGGCATATCTGCCTGAACCCATGATCTTGCCTCTGAAGGCTGCCACATTTCAGCGATTGAACTACAGGGGATGAATCCCAATAATATTACCATAAACAGGAGAATACCCTTGATATTACAAAATCGTAGAATACCAGCAATTTTTTCGGGAAAAACCCTGAACCGCATAAATCATTTTTGTCACCGTGGGGTATACTCCTTGTGTCCATACAGAGCTCAAGGCATAAAGAAAAGTTTTCAATTATGTATATAGAATGTATCTCATCCGGGATCGTATATGCTTCCTGAATTAATTTCTGACTATCACAACGAAACAATGTAATAAAGATAAAATTTTACTGCAGGTGGATCATTTCCCTCAATAGGATTTTTGAAAACTATATCGAAATATCAGTAATCCGGGATCATTTTTCAACATTGATCAGATTTAATTATTCAGTTCAACAATTAAAATAATTGAAACCGGAAAACCTTTTCCTGGAACACTACATTCTCTCTGACACTCAACAGAACAGATACGAACTTCACAGAATAGAACATAGGTAGTTTGGATATATAGAGACAGGAATACATATGACCTCAGAAGTATCAACTGACGGAACTATCCTTCTTTCAAAAGACCAATCAGAAGAGATCTGGGAACTTGGGAATGCAGGAGCACAGAATGCTGCTGCAGTGCTCTCAACCCTCCTTAACCAGAAGGTTACCATCAGTCTTCCTTCAATTTCGGTGGTGAACTTAAGCAATCTTCAGGAGCATATTGACGACACCCTTGCAGCGATGGTAATCTTTCAGATAAAAGGACAGGTAACAAGTGGAGGATCACTTGTTTTGCATGTCCCAAAACCTTCAATTCTCAGACTCTCCCATATCATGCTTGGACAGCCTGAAAACGACAGGGAAATCGACGAGATGGATAAAAGCATGCTTCACGAGGTTGGCAACATCATGATGTCATCATATCTGGATGCCTGTGCCACTCTTCTCTCTATTATTCTCCTCCCGTCACCACCATCCATGACTATCGATATGGCACATGCTATCCTAGAATCTATCATCGCAACTCATGAGGTGGATGACAATGCAGACCAGGTTCTCTTCTTCAAAACCGAGATGAGTTGTGCAGATGAGGAGATAGATGCCGAATTATTTCTGCTTCCTAGCCATGCCCTTCTAAAAGAACTCCTCGAACGATTCAGAAAAGTCAGATCTGAAAATAAAGGATAACAGATATACAGATTATCAGAAAGCCAATCAGCTCTGACCCAGTCGGCCACATGAGGGATACCCTGACCGCGAACAGGCTTTCTGACATCCTAGTTTCTGTCCCTGACAACCAACTGATCCACCTAATTGACATCTGGCAGAGATCTGATCATCATTTTTACAGCACTTTGATTCTCCAAACGCCTTTCCACTTGAGGTATACTTTTTCTGGATTTTTTCTGTATCAACCGCTTTTACTGGAATAAGAGAACTGGCAATGATCCAGCCGACGACTGCAACTACAAGGAGTAGACCGACAATAATGAGAATCCGGTCGGTTTTATGTTGTTCCATAGTATTAATCTATGAAAGGCTATGCAAAAGCATTTGTCGTAGACTGAGCTACACATTGAATGTCTGCATAACACCCGGATTCCTGTTCGATTAGCCACAGAACACTTACCCGGGGGAGACTACAAACATTCTCTTTTATCCAGGACAATAAAAAAAGGGTTACTGGTTACCACTCTCATACACGAGAGCCAGGTACCGTGCTTCAAAGATGGTGAATACAACCGAAACAAAGAACATGATAATAAATCCAAGATATGGAATTTCCGTAACGAGATTAAAGAAAATGCCTACTACAAAACTTATTACCCACAGAACAACTGAAGCAAGAAGATATGAACCCCACCCAATCTCACGAATAGTTTGCAGAATTGCTGAGAAATTGAATGCTTCCATGAAAGATTCTGTTCGTGCCATTCGTATAATCCCAATGGATGAGATGAGGACGGTAATAATTCCCAGGATGAATATGAGAAGGCTACTACCAATTATTGGGAATATGTAGGGTGCAAGATCATGTAAATTAAAATGAAATTCACCGCCGGCGGCAATCTTGGAGAAGATACTCATGCCAATGGCCATGAAAGAAACTACTGTGACAATGAGGACCGGAATAAAGTACACACAGATTGCTACGAGGTACTTCAGACCATTCACAAAGAGTTTTCCAAAGTTCTCTACCTCTGGTGGAGGAGTCTTTCCCCGGTAAATCTCTAGTGTATATCCCATCATGAGAGGGAAGATGATCGACATAATGGTAAGAAGAATCCACCGTTTCCACTGCTGCCATACCGACTCTTTCGTATAATCGATTGAGTCCCGAATTGCTGATCCAATATCCATAATGCTCTACCATCCGAAGTTTTGTATGACTGACATTTAATGATATTCTATCAGGAACAGGATAATTCGGAAGAAGATACCGAAATTAAGCCCACAAATCATTTAATATCAGTAAGTACAAGGATTATTCACTATCTTTCAATGCAAGATACTACTAAAATGATGGAACCTGTCACTAATCAGAATTATGAAACAAAAAAGCCGTTCTTCGGGGATGCGCATGAAGGGAGAAACCGATGAACGCGCAATTTAAGAAAGGCGTTCTGGAGATGTGTGTGCTGGTGTTACTTGGCGAAAAAGATCGGTATGGATATGAACTGGTCCAGGATATCTCACATCGGTTCGAGATATCAGAAGGGAGTATTTATCCACTGCTTAGGCGCCTTCGAGATGAGGGGAATGTTGTTACATACCTTCAGGAATCTGCAGAAGGTCCGGCACGAAAGTATTACTCTCTCACGGCAAAGGGCGGGATAATCAGAGATGAACTTGTTGCTGAATGGCAGGAGTTCATTGTTGCAGTTAACGGCCTGCTGGAAGGGGTGAGTCATGCAGAAGGATGAGTACTTATCGCAACTCAGGCAGGCGATACGAGCCCTCCCCGAGGATGAACAGGAAGAGATCCTTGCAGATTATGATGAACACTTCAGGATGGGGATCACGGAAGGGAGAACCGAAGTAGAGATAGCATCGGCACTCGGGGATCCCAGATCAATTGGAAAAGAGTACGCAGCAGTCTCTCTTGTAAACCGTGCCGAAGAGAGCCCTTCTGCCAGAGGCATTGGCAGGGCTGTTCTTGCAACTGTTGGTCTCGGGCTGTTCAACCTGTTTGTAGTCTTTCTCCCGTTCCTGATCCTGGTACTTATGATCGTCCTTATCCTGATCATTGGATTCTCAATCGCATGTGCCGGCCCATTTCTGGCTGGATATGCTGTGCTGATCCTTATCGGGGTTCTGCCTATGCAACTGGATACACCTCCTCTGGCAGCAGTATTCTTTGGGATTGGACTTACTTCAGCAGGCCTTCTCATGATCGCACTCGATTATTGGTTAACAAGGATCTGCTACCGCCAAACAATCAGATACCTTCGGTGGAATATTGAAGTAATTTCAGGGAAGGAGACGTTATGAACACTGGAATCAGATTCCCACCCCTCAGGCAGATTATCATCTGGCTACTCATCATAACAGTAGTATCCTTCGCCATCGGAGCGATTATCGCAGGCATTGAAGGAAATTCTTACAGATCAAAATACCAATCCAACGTCACTCCGGTTGAAATTGAATCAGGAACGATCAATCATGCAATCGTAGCCTTGGAGATGGACTCCGGGAGTATCAACCTCTCTGAAGATCAATTTACCAGTCTCATATCAGGTAACATATCAGGAGTGCATGCCCAGAAAGGACCTGATATCTCGTACAAAATCACGGATGAGATCGGCCATATGAACATGAAACAGGAGTCATCCATGTGGCTTGATCCCATATCAAAAGAGGATCAGTGGAATCTTACCCTTGGGCAGAAAGTACCGACTTCACTCTCGATCATGATGAATACCGGTGATCTTCGAATAAAGCCAGGAAATGCGAATCTGACCGACCTTTCGATCAAACAGAGTACCGGGGATCTCACCCTCGATCTCTCTGAATGGAAAGGGACCCACCTTATGGGATCCATTGACGAAGGGATAGGAAGCATGACAATTATTCTTCCTGCATATGCCTCAATTGCAACTCATGTTGAGAATGGCATCGGGAGCAGAAGCATATTAGGGCTTGACGGAGAGAAAGGCACGTATTACCATACCGTTCAGGATCGTCAGGCACCGGTGATCTCACTATCTGTAAACCAGGGAATCGGAGATCTCACCATGAAGGTAGTACATGAATCCTGAATATCTGGAGGATATTCTCCTCAAAAAACTCACGATGGAGAATATATGACCGATCCGGTAGTCAAAGCAGGAGTCCTGATAATCCTACTCATACTCCTGACCTTTGTCTGGACGTATCCCCTGTACAGGGCCGAAATCAAGAGGGACATACGGTTCCTCTCATTCAAGGCGTTTGTACATATCACCACCGCACTAGTGCTGTTCGGGCTTGCAGTTGCTAACTGGAATCTTGACGCCTCTCATGTGCTGAATATGATATGCGGCGTTTTCCTCCTGCACGAAGGTGTTGTAACGATATTGAACATGTACGAAGATATGAAAAGATTACCAATCCGGGAGAAAGGCATGTAGTCATGCTGTATCATCCACCCTTTAAGAAACGACAATTGACCATCACAATTCAAACATCTATCAAAGATCTATGATCAGAAAGAATTCAAATCGCTGCACTATATCATGGAAATTCGCCTTGTTTATCCTGTGTGGGCTGATACTAATCAATCTACCCGCTTCAGCCGCAGGTGACACACCCCAGGTACCATCGGTGATCATCCAAGATTACAAAGTTACGCCTACAGTTCTTACACCGGGAGAGAAAGGAACACTTACAGTTACATTAAAATCAGTAACTTCAGGAACAAAAACAAGTTCAGTCACATCAGGGAGTGATACAACTTCACTCAGTTCACCGGTGATTCCTTACATCGATTCTGTCACATTCAAAAGTAAGGATATTGACCTCCTCAGTACAGACTCTAAATTTGAAGGAAACATCGGACCTGATCAGGCGATACCGGTAACATTCTACATTCAGGCACCCCAGAAAACCGGTTTGTATTTCCCTGAGATCTGGATTCGGGTACGGGACGGGCAGAGCCTTAAATATCCGGTTCCAGTCAACGTCGGCACCCAACTCTCTGTCCTTCGAACACCCACTCTCTCACTGGAAAACTCATTCCCATCCATGGTCAAACCGGGAACAAAGATCGACGGCAATATCACAATAAAAAATGAAGGTTCAAGTCAGGCTGACAACATTCAGGTAATGATAAACGGAACCCCTCCATCTGTTATTGCATCAGGAATCAGTTCATTCCAGATAGAACAACTCGCAGCTGGCCAGTCAGTTACCCGTGATCTCTCTCTGCTCGTGGACAAAAATATTCAGGCAGGACTTGTGGAAGTCCCTGTCAGAATGAAATATGCCCAGATTGATGGCTCATCTGTAGAACAACTTGGCAGCATAGGTATCGAC
The Methanospirillum lacunae genome window above contains:
- a CDS encoding PadR family transcriptional regulator, translating into MNAQFKKGVLEMCVLVLLGEKDRYGYELVQDISHRFEISEGSIYPLLRRLRDEGNVVTYLQESAEGPARKYYSLTAKGGIIRDELVAEWQEFIVAVNGLLEGVSHAEG
- a CDS encoding COG1361 S-layer family protein; translated protein: MIRKNSNRCTISWKFALFILCGLILINLPASAAGDTPQVPSVIIQDYKVTPTVLTPGEKGTLTVTLKSVTSGTKTSSVTSGSDTTSLSSPVIPYIDSVTFKSKDIDLLSTDSKFEGNIGPDQAIPVTFYIQAPQKTGLYFPEIWIRVRDGQSLKYPVPVNVGTQLSVLRTPTLSLENSFPSMVKPGTKIDGNITIKNEGSSQADNIQVMINGTPPSVIASGISSFQIEQLAAGQSVTRDLSLLVDKNIQAGLVEVPVRMKYAQIDGSSVEQLGSIGIDVRGNAELGITAVETTPSRVSQKQAFDLMIRVQNTGTGDAKAVSAKIDLPIVGTKEAFVGKIKPGNDAPATFILEGAPAGDYKYKAIITWTDDWGEHSFTRELSQGIPGSDDSGSTILGVIILVVIGAGVFWYWRRKNNPDEME
- a CDS encoding chemotaxis protein CheC produces the protein MTSEVSTDGTILLSKDQSEEIWELGNAGAQNAAAVLSTLLNQKVTISLPSISVVNLSNLQEHIDDTLAAMVIFQIKGQVTSGGSLVLHVPKPSILRLSHIMLGQPENDREIDEMDKSMLHEVGNIMMSSYLDACATLLSIILLPSPPSMTIDMAHAILESIIATHEVDDNADQVLFFKTEMSCADEEIDAELFLLPSHALLKELLERFRKVRSENKG
- a CDS encoding toast rack family protein, whose translation is MNTGIRFPPLRQIIIWLLIITVVSFAIGAIIAGIEGNSYRSKYQSNVTPVEIESGTINHAIVALEMDSGSINLSEDQFTSLISGNISGVHAQKGPDISYKITDEIGHMNMKQESSMWLDPISKEDQWNLTLGQKVPTSLSIMMNTGDLRIKPGNANLTDLSIKQSTGDLTLDLSEWKGTHLMGSIDEGIGSMTIILPAYASIATHVENGIGSRSILGLDGEKGTYYHTVQDRQAPVISLSVNQGIGDLTMKVVHES
- a CDS encoding HAAS signaling domain-containing protein encodes the protein MQKDEYLSQLRQAIRALPEDEQEEILADYDEHFRMGITEGRTEVEIASALGDPRSIGKEYAAVSLVNRAEESPSARGIGRAVLATVGLGLFNLFVVFLPFLILVLMIVLILIIGFSIACAGPFLAGYAVLILIGVLPMQLDTPPLAAVFFGIGLTSAGLLMIALDYWLTRICYRQTIRYLRWNIEVISGKETL
- a CDS encoding DUF4013 domain-containing protein, whose translation is MDIGSAIRDSIDYTKESVWQQWKRWILLTIMSIIFPLMMGYTLEIYRGKTPPPEVENFGKLFVNGLKYLVAICVYFIPVLIVTVVSFMAIGMSIFSKIAAGGEFHFNLHDLAPYIFPIIGSSLLIFILGIITVLISSIGIIRMARTESFMEAFNFSAILQTIREIGWGSYLLASVVLWVISFVVGIFFNLVTEIPYLGFIIMFFVSVVFTIFEARYLALVYESGNQ